One Ranitomeya imitator isolate aRanImi1 chromosome 1, aRanImi1.pri, whole genome shotgun sequence DNA window includes the following coding sequences:
- the LOC138674417 gene encoding uncharacterized protein, translating to MYSVCVSTDGSRRRNPPERCPRPLYPQDCPEENHNIPEDHQGEDLIDIKVEVIHGAQEAIAIWADQQDGSRRRNPPERCPRPLCPQDCPEENHNIPEDHQEEDPTKNKVKEETEEEVMTRGDQPCVSDGKEEIPGDVSTVGFLSLTETFIAEPSRICLPDEDKGPGPASRDAAARRLLPRLIQYLRPPPLGLMGPSGERLSPELQSSKRQSDENPGKSRMAPKL from the exons ATGTATTCAGTCtgtgtctccacagatggatccaggaggagaaatccaccagagagatgtccccgtcctctgtatccccaagactgtccggaggagaatcacaacatcccggaggatcatcag ggtgaagatctgattgatattaaggttgaggttatacatggagcacaagaggcgatcgcaatatgggccgatcagcagg atggatccaggaggagaaatccaccagagagatgtccccgtcctctgtgtccccaggactgtccggaggagaatcacaacatcccggaggatcatcag gaggaagatccgactaagaataaagtgaaggaagagacagaagaagaagtgatgacgaggggggatcagccgtgtgtgagtgacgggaaggaggagattccgggagatgtttccacag ttggtttcctgtccctgacggaaaCCTTCATTGCGGAACCTTCACGAATATGTCTACCAGACGAAGATAAAGGACCAGGGCCGGCCAGTCGGGAtgcggcagcgaggaggctcctgccgcggctgaTCCAGTACTTGAGGCCGCCACCGCTGGGACTGATGGGTCCTTCAGG TGAGCGACTCAGCCCAGAACTGCAGAGTTCAAAGAGACAGAGTGATGAGAACCCTGGAAAATCTAGGATGGCTcctaaactttaa